In a genomic window of Marinitoga litoralis:
- the dnaE gene encoding DNA polymerase III subunit alpha, with amino-acid sequence MKILGPVVTSKSIGESYIQLRDLIPISKRLGYNGIVLYENHPKSWISFVNLCNQYKITPYILFEKDNKIYFPKNSTELKKLIRIYNGESEDLPFFEKNLVFKKIVYPTNQFSKIINNIEGDYIRKNYPLEYYVNEKLFNEIINNTPNYNISDFYIGIPKLGGFKKLYESILPIISKLPDKYVERLKIELDTIRKLDVSDYILTVKKIIDIAKQTGSLVGPGRGSAVGSLIVYLLGITLIDPIKYNLYFERFLNESRKELPDIDIDVESSKRDLIIEELSNNFQIAQVRTYVRMKNKSVFKKIKEILNVDFSNEFSKSIRSPENMKLYNNPKYKDYYTLAFYLEGIEIAESVHAAGIILTDKILKNEIPLDFSRNIPITLWEMDELKSIGIEKFDLLSLDTLSFLREFNFHYTKEHFINLNNNKAYNIISQGYTEGIFQLESKLAKKLAKKLKPDSFEKLYILLALNRPGPLNSGMFDEYIHGTSKDYLKNLLPETNGVIIFQEQVMYLAQKLGNLSPSESDDFRKAISKKEINKIIHLKKKFISNASKIIGENEANLLFEKIENFAQYAFNKSHSVAYAHLTYWIAELKGVYPEKFYLEYIKYKGISFDLFNEIKSMKININLPNIMLPKGTFNDKSITLPLRVIKGVGEFAEKTIYEDIQKYGKYSNFEDFIIRAKEFGITRNIIEQLIKAGAFDVFDKNRRRLIRKISEIEMNASESSKKILSNVFGENISDDNKKIITTKEDIKNFEKEVFGFIISA; translated from the coding sequence TTGAAAATCTTAGGTCCTGTTGTTACTTCTAAATCCATTGGTGAATCATATATTCAATTAAGAGATTTAATACCTATATCTAAAAGATTAGGTTATAACGGAATAGTATTATATGAAAATCATCCAAAATCATGGATAAGTTTTGTTAATCTATGTAATCAATATAAAATTACCCCATATATTCTATTTGAAAAAGATAATAAAATATATTTCCCAAAAAATTCAACAGAATTAAAAAAACTTATAAGAATATATAATGGAGAATCTGAGGATTTACCTTTCTTCGAAAAAAATTTGGTTTTCAAGAAAATAGTATATCCAACAAATCAATTTTCAAAAATTATAAATAATATCGAGGGGGATTATATTAGAAAAAATTATCCTTTAGAATATTATGTTAATGAAAAACTTTTTAATGAGATCATTAATAATACTCCAAATTATAATATCTCTGATTTTTATATTGGAATACCAAAATTAGGCGGTTTTAAAAAATTATATGAAAGTATTTTGCCCATTATTAGCAAATTACCAGATAAATATGTTGAAAGATTAAAAATAGAATTAGATACTATTAGAAAATTAGATGTGTCAGATTATATTTTAACAGTAAAAAAGATTATTGATATAGCTAAACAAACAGGCAGTTTAGTAGGACCTGGAAGAGGATCTGCTGTAGGTTCTTTAATTGTATATTTATTAGGTATAACTTTAATTGATCCAATAAAATATAATTTATATTTTGAGAGATTTTTAAATGAGTCAAGAAAAGAGCTACCTGATATAGATATTGATGTAGAGTCTAGTAAAAGGGATTTAATAATAGAAGAATTAAGTAATAATTTTCAAATTGCCCAAGTTAGAACATATGTAAGAATGAAAAATAAGAGTGTTTTTAAGAAAATAAAAGAAATTCTTAATGTAGACTTTTCTAACGAATTTTCTAAATCAATTCGTTCTCCAGAAAATATGAAATTATATAATAATCCAAAGTACAAAGATTATTACACATTAGCTTTCTATTTGGAAGGTATCGAAATTGCAGAATCAGTTCATGCCGCTGGTATTATTTTAACTGATAAAATTTTAAAAAATGAAATACCTTTAGATTTTAGTAGAAATATTCCAATTACATTATGGGAAATGGATGAATTAAAAAGCATAGGAATTGAAAAATTTGATTTATTATCTTTAGATACATTATCTTTTTTAAGAGAATTTAATTTTCATTACACAAAAGAACATTTTATTAATTTAAACAATAACAAAGCCTATAATATTATTTCACAAGGTTACACTGAAGGAATATTTCAACTTGAATCAAAACTTGCTAAAAAACTTGCTAAAAAATTAAAACCAGATTCTTTTGAAAAATTATATATTTTACTTGCTTTAAACAGGCCGGGACCATTAAACTCAGGGATGTTTGATGAATATATACATGGTACTAGTAAAGATTATCTAAAAAATCTCCTTCCAGAAACAAATGGAGTTATAATTTTTCAAGAACAAGTTATGTATTTAGCACAAAAATTAGGAAATTTATCTCCTTCAGAATCTGATGACTTTAGGAAAGCTATTTCAAAAAAGGAAATAAATAAAATAATTCATTTAAAGAAAAAATTTATTTCAAACGCTTCTAAAATAATAGGAGAAAATGAAGCAAACTTATTATTTGAGAAAATTGAAAATTTCGCACAATACGCTTTTAATAAATCTCATAGTGTTGCTTACGCTCATTTGACTTATTGGATAGCTGAATTAAAAGGAGTATATCCAGAAAAATTTTATTTAGAATATATAAAATATAAAGGAATATCATTTGATTTATTTAATGAAATAAAATCAATGAAAATAAACATAAATTTACCCAATATAATGCTACCAAAGGGAACTTTTAATGATAAATCTATAACTTTACCTTTAAGAGTAATAAAAGGAGTTGGAGAATTTGCTGAAAAAACAATATATGAAGATATACAAAAGTATGGTAAATACTCTAATTTTGAAGACTTTATAATCAGAGCAAAAGAATTTGGAATAACCCGTAATATTATAGAGCAATTAATAAAAGCTGGGGCATTTGATGTATTTGATAAAAACAGAAGAAGACTTATACGAAAAATTTCTGAAATCGAAATGAATGCCAGTGAATCATCAAAAAAGATTTTATCTAATGTTTTTGGCGAAAATATTTCAGATGATAATAAAAAAATAATAACTACAAAAGAAGATATTAAAAATTTTGAAAAAGAGGTTTTTGGATTTATTATTTCTGCTTGA